CAGAGCAGCAATCAATTCGGGCAGGGCGTCATCAATGGGCAATCTGGTCATGCCGCCTTATCGCCAATGGCGCGGGTCTGGTCCAGCGCCGACCGCATCAGCTTTGTCCTCCTGCGACGGATGCTCTCTGGACAAGCGCCGCCCGGCTGCGCCATCAATGCGCGACAGGCAGATGGGAGCGGGAGAGGCCGATATGTCAGCAGCAGACAAACCCACAGGTGCCGCGCGGGGTGCCGTGCCGGATATTGACGATCTGGCCACCCGCATCCTGAATGGCGAACGCCGGGCGCTTGCCCGCGCCATCACCCTGGTCGAAAGCGGGCGCGCCGATCACCGCGCGGCCACCACCCGCCTGTTGGACTTGCTGGCCCGCGAGAACCGCCAATCGCTGCGCATCGGCCTGTCCGGCACGCCGGGGGTGGGGAAATCCACCTTTATAGAAAGCTTCGGCATGATGCTGATCGCGGCGGGTTTGCGTGTTGCGGTGCTGGCGGTGGATCCCAGTTCGACGCGCTCTGGCGGGTCGATTCTGGGCGATAAGACCCGGATGGAACACCTCAGCCGCGAAAAAAACGCCTTTATCCGCCCCTCGCCAAGCCAGACCCATCTGGGCGGCGTTGGGCGACGCTCGCGCGAGGCGGTGGCGCTGTGCGAGGCAGCGGGATTCGATGTGGTGCTGATCGAAACTGTGGGCGTCGGCCAGTCCGAAACCGTGGTCTCGGAAATGTCCGATCTGTTTCTCTTGCTGCTGGCCCCGGCGGGGGGCGATGAATTGCAGGGTGTCAAACGCGGCATCATGGAGATGGCCGACATCATTCTGGTGAACAAGGCCGATGGCGATCTGAAGCCCGCCGCAACCCGCACCTGCGCCGATTATGCCGGGGCCCTGCGGCTGCTGCGCAAACGCCCGCAGGACCCCGATGGCTACCCCAAGGCGCTGATGGTCTCTGCCGCCACCCGTGACGGGTTGGAAACCGCCTGGGACGACATGCAGACGCTGGCCGACTGGCGGCGTGAAAACGGCCACTGGCAGCGGCGGCGCGGCGAACAGGCCCGCTACTGGTTTGGCGAAGACGTGCGTCAGGCGCTGCTGGCCCGGCTGGAGACGCCCTGGGCGCAAAGCCGCATGGCCGATCTGTCCGAAGACGTCGCCGCAGGCCGCCTGACCCCAGCCGCTGCGGCAAAGGACATGTTGGCGGGGCTGGGGGTAGGCTGATCGCACGGCACAGGTGGGGCGGATCATCTGGATCGCAGGGCCCCTTGTAAATAACGCGCCTATCGGCGCTGGATTTCGACCGGCCAACAGGCTAAAAGGGGGCGAACCTTGGATGCGGAAATAGCCCGTTAGGGGGTTGTGCACAGGTTGTCCCATAAATCCGTTTCATATGGCTTGACCCTGCACGCGATTCCTCCTAAACGCATCCAACCAGTTTTCGGGCGCAGCCAATGGCCGCGCCCCTTGTAATTTGGTGCTCGATTCGAACAATGATCCACGGGCGCCCCAGATACGAAGGATGAACCTATGTCGCGCCGTTGCGAATTGACCGGAAAAGGCCCGATGACTGGCAACAATGTCAGCCACGCCAACAACAAAACCAAGCGTCGCTTCCTGCCGAACCTGAACGACGTTACGCTGCAGTCCGAGACACTGAACCGTGGCATCAAGCTG
The nucleotide sequence above comes from Phaeobacter inhibens DSM 16374. Encoded proteins:
- the meaB gene encoding methylmalonyl Co-A mutase-associated GTPase MeaB, which translates into the protein MSAADKPTGAARGAVPDIDDLATRILNGERRALARAITLVESGRADHRAATTRLLDLLARENRQSLRIGLSGTPGVGKSTFIESFGMMLIAAGLRVAVLAVDPSSTRSGGSILGDKTRMEHLSREKNAFIRPSPSQTHLGGVGRRSREAVALCEAAGFDVVLIETVGVGQSETVVSEMSDLFLLLLAPAGGDELQGVKRGIMEMADIILVNKADGDLKPAATRTCADYAGALRLLRKRPQDPDGYPKALMVSAATRDGLETAWDDMQTLADWRRENGHWQRRRGEQARYWFGEDVRQALLARLETPWAQSRMADLSEDVAAGRLTPAAAAKDMLAGLGVG
- the rpmB gene encoding 50S ribosomal protein L28; amino-acid sequence: MSRRCELTGKGPMTGNNVSHANNKTKRRFLPNLNDVTLQSETLNRGIKLRISAAALRTVDHRGGLDAFLAKAKDDELSNTALKVKKEIAKAQAAEA